In a single window of the Zea mays cultivar B73 chromosome 5, Zm-B73-REFERENCE-NAM-5.0, whole genome shotgun sequence genome:
- the LOC100384399 gene encoding uncharacterized protein isoform X2, translating into MLLPDGTPRKCLIDCRQGVCYVVVRCYMKHEPVNIQEDYGMFVWPCSVILAEYVWQHRSRFSASRVVELGAGTSLPGLVAAKVGADVTLTDIAQNAEVLNNIRSICALNDANCTVSGLTWGDWDESVFDLHPDIILGADVLYDSANFDDLFATVTFLLENSSGAVFITTYHNRSGHHLIEFLMVKWGLKCLKLLDGFSFLPPCKAALLQGNIQLVEIALDKEKHK; encoded by the exons ATGCTGCTGCCTGATGGAACGCCGAGGAAGTGCTTGATAGATTGCCGCCAAGGCGTTTGCTACGTCGTGGTGCGGTGCTACATGAAGCACGAGCCAGTG aacatccaggagGACTACGGCATGTTTGTCTGGCCATGCAGTGTCATCCTTGCCGAGTATGTGTGGCAGCACAGATCACGGTTCTCTGCTTCCAGAGTTGTTGAG CTTGGTGCTGGGACCTCACTGCCAGGATTAGTAGCTGCAAAGGTTGGGGCAGATGTAACACTAACAGACATTGCGCAGAATGCAGAA GTACTGAACAACATCAGAAGCATATGTGCTCTCAATGACGCCAATTGTACT GTTTCGGGACTTACATGGGGAGACTGGGATGAATCGGTATTTGATTTACATCCTGACATTATTCTTGGAGCTGATGTACTTTACGACTCAGCAA ATTTCGATGATCTGTTCGCGACGGTGACCTTTCTTCTCGAAAATTCTTCTGGGGCGGTTTTCATAACCACATACCACAACCGCAG TGGTCATCATCTGATTGAGTTTTTGATGGTCAAGTGGGGTTTGAAGTGTTTGAAACTGCTGGATGGTTTCTCCTTCCTACCGCCATGTAAGGCTGCTTTACTTCAGGGGAATATTCAGCTTGTCGAAATTGCGCTTGACAAGGAAAAACATAAATGA
- the LOC100384399 gene encoding uncharacterized protein isoform X3, with the protein MFVWPCSVILAEYVWQHRSRFSASRVVELGAGTSLPGLVAAKVGADVTLTDIAQNAEVLNNIRSICALNDANCTVSGLTWGDWDESVFDLHPDIILGADVLYDSANFDDLFATVTFLLENSSGAVFITTYHNRSGHHLIEFLMVKWGLKCLKLLDGFSFLPPCKAALLQGNIQLVEIALDKEKHK; encoded by the exons ATGTTTGTCTGGCCATGCAGTGTCATCCTTGCCGAGTATGTGTGGCAGCACAGATCACGGTTCTCTGCTTCCAGAGTTGTTGAG CTTGGTGCTGGGACCTCACTGCCAGGATTAGTAGCTGCAAAGGTTGGGGCAGATGTAACACTAACAGACATTGCGCAGAATGCAGAA GTACTGAACAACATCAGAAGCATATGTGCTCTCAATGACGCCAATTGTACT GTTTCGGGACTTACATGGGGAGACTGGGATGAATCGGTATTTGATTTACATCCTGACATTATTCTTGGAGCTGATGTACTTTACGACTCAGCAA ATTTCGATGATCTGTTCGCGACGGTGACCTTTCTTCTCGAAAATTCTTCTGGGGCGGTTTTCATAACCACATACCACAACCGCAG TGGTCATCATCTGATTGAGTTTTTGATGGTCAAGTGGGGTTTGAAGTGTTTGAAACTGCTGGATGGTTTCTCCTTCCTACCGCCATGTAAGGCTGCTTTACTTCAGGGGAATATTCAGCTTGTCGAAATTGCGCTTGACAAGGAAAAACATAAATGA
- the LOC100384399 gene encoding uncharacterized protein LOC100384399 isoform 1 (isoform 1 is encoded by transcript variant 1), producing MEGGGSGGRAAAVVPARMTTLSRHYFGGSASERHHDLRVDIVENIQEDYGMFVWPCSVILAEYVWQHRSRFSASRVVELGAGTSLPGLVAAKVGADVTLTDIAQNAEVLNNIRSICALNDANCTVSGLTWGDWDESVFDLHPDIILGADVLYDSANFDDLFATVTFLLENSSGAVFITTYHNRSGHHLIEFLMVKWGLKCLKLLDGFSFLPPCKAALLQGNIQLVEIALDKEKHK from the exons ATGGAAGGCGGCGGCTCCGGTGGGCGGGCCGCTGCCGTCGTCCCCGCGCGTATGACCACCTTGTCCCGGCACTACTTCGGCGGCAGCGCGTCTGAGCGCCACCACGACCTCCGCGTGGACATCGTCGAG aacatccaggagGACTACGGCATGTTTGTCTGGCCATGCAGTGTCATCCTTGCCGAGTATGTGTGGCAGCACAGATCACGGTTCTCTGCTTCCAGAGTTGTTGAG CTTGGTGCTGGGACCTCACTGCCAGGATTAGTAGCTGCAAAGGTTGGGGCAGATGTAACACTAACAGACATTGCGCAGAATGCAGAA GTACTGAACAACATCAGAAGCATATGTGCTCTCAATGACGCCAATTGTACT GTTTCGGGACTTACATGGGGAGACTGGGATGAATCGGTATTTGATTTACATCCTGACATTATTCTTGGAGCTGATGTACTTTACGACTCAGCAA ATTTCGATGATCTGTTCGCGACGGTGACCTTTCTTCTCGAAAATTCTTCTGGGGCGGTTTTCATAACCACATACCACAACCGCAG TGGTCATCATCTGATTGAGTTTTTGATGGTCAAGTGGGGTTTGAAGTGTTTGAAACTGCTGGATGGTTTCTCCTTCCTACCGCCATGTAAGGCTGCTTTACTTCAGGGGAATATTCAGCTTGTCGAAATTGCGCTTGACAAGGAAAAACATAAATGA
- the LOC542546 gene encoding FACT complex subunit SPT16 yields MADNGDAKGGSGAYAINIENFSKRLKVFYDHWKEHKSDLWGSSDAIAIATPPPSDDLRYLKSSALDIWLLGYEFPETIIVFMHKQIHVLSSQKKGNLIGTLKKAANEAVGVDIVLHVKTKNSDGADLMDDIVHAARNQSKSDKPVVGHIAKEAPEGKLLETWIKKLSGSGLRLVDVTNGFSELFAVKDTTEITCVKKAAYLTSSVLKNFVIPKLEKVIDEEKEVSHSSLMDDAEKAILDPLKVKVKLKPDNVDICYPPVFQSGGKFDLKPGASSNDEYLYYDSASIIICAIGSKYSSYCSNVARTYLIDATPTQNKAYETLRKAHEAAIQQVKPGNQMSAVYQAAVAVIERDAPELLPNLTKSAGTGIGLEFRESGLNLNAKNDRRIKKGMVFNVSLGLHNIQAETTSEKTKQFSLLLADTVLVNERGHEILTAPCSKAFKDVAYSFNEDDDAVAAEVKIKSKTIDVMPTKATLRSDNQEMSKEELRRQHQAELARQKNEETARRLAGVGTGSGDGRGPARASNELVAYKNVNDVPFVRDLVIQVDQKNEAVLLPIYGSMVPFHVSTVKSVTSHQDNRTCTIRIFFNVPGMPFSNDSKFNSQGAIYLKEITFRSKDPRHSSEVVQQIKTLRRQVASRESERAERATLVTQEKLQIGSNRMKMMRLSDVWIRPAFGGRGRKLTGNLEAHFNGFRYSTSRSDERVDIMFGNIKHAFFQPAEKEMITLLHFHLHNHIMVGNKKTKDVQFYVEVMDVVQTLGGSRRSALDPDEIEEEQRERDRKNRINMDFQNFVNKVNDHWSQPQFKGLDLEFDVPLRELGFHGVPYKASAFIIPTSTCLVELIETPFLVVSLSEIEIVNLERVGFGTKNFDMAIVFKDFKKDVLRIDSIPSASLDAIKEWLDTTDLKYYESRLNLNWRPILKTIIDDPQKFIDDGGWEFLNMEASDSETEDTEESDQGYVPSDAEPESESEDDDSDSESLVESDDDDEESDEDSEEEKGKTWEELEREASNADREHGAESDSEEERRRRKAKTFGKSRAPERSSFKGAPPSKKPKFR; encoded by the coding sequence ATGGCTGATAAtggtgatgccaaagggggatctGGCGCCTATGCAATTAATATAGAGAATTTTAGTAAGCGGCTGAAGGTATTCTATGACCATTGGAAGGAGCACAAGTCTGATCTTTGGGGCTCGTCTGATGCTATTGCAATTGCTACCCCACCTCCTTCTGATGATCTCCGTTATTTGAAATCATCAGCCCTGGATATTTGGTTACTTGGATATGAATTTCCAGAAACAATAATTGTTTTCATGCACAAGCAAATACATGTTTTAAGCAGTCAGAAGAAAGGAAATCTTATTGGGACCCTCAAGAAGGCTGCAAACGAGGCTGTTGGTGTTGACATTGTGTTGCATGTGAAAACCAAGAATAGTGATGGTGCTGACTTGATGGATGACATAGTGCATGCTGCTCGTAATCAATCAAAATCAGATAAGCCAGTTGTTGGACACATAGCCAAAGAGGCACCTGAGGGTAAGCTTCTTGAAACATGGATAAAAAAATTATCTGGATCAGGCCTACGACTCGTTGATGTAACAAACGGCTTCTCTGAGCTCTTTGCTGTGaaggacaccacagagatcacatGTGTGAAGAAGGCTGCTTACTTAACTTCATCCGTTCTGAAAAATTTTGTGATTCCTAAGTTGGAGAAGGTTATCGATGAGGAGAAGGAAGTCTCACACTCATCGTTGATGGATGACGCAGAGAAGGCTATTCTGGACCCACTAAAGGTCAAGGTGAAATTGAAGCCTGATAATGTTGATATATGCTACCCTCCAGTCTTTCAAAGTGGGGGTAAGTTTGATCTAAAGCCTGGTGCGTCTAGCAATGACGAGTACCTGTATTATGATTCAGCAAGTATTATCATCTGTGCAATTGGTTCCAAATACAGTAGCTATTGCTCAAATGTTGCTCGGACATATCTTATCGACGCTACCCCTACACAGAATAAAGCATATGAGACCCTTAGGAAAGCTCATGAAGCTGCTATTCAACAAGTGAAACCAGGCAATCAGATGAGTGCAGTTTATCAAGCTGCAGTGGCTGTGATTGAGAGGGATGCACCTGAACTTCTTCCTAATCTAACAAAGTCAGCTGGAACTGGAATAGGCCTTGAATTCCGAGAATCTGGCTTAAATCTGAATGCCAAGAATGATCGTAGGATAAAAAAGGGAATGGTTTTTAATGTATCCCTTGGTTTGCATAACATCCAGGCAGAAACAACCAGTGAGAAGACAAAGCAGTTTTCACTATTATTAGCTGATACAGTTTTAGTCAATGAAAGAGGACATGAGATCTTAACAGCACCCTGCTCCAAGGCATTCAAAGATGTTGCTTATTCGTTCAACGAAGATGATGATGCTGTTGCTGCTGAGGTTAAGATAAAGTCGAAGACCATAGATGTTATGCCAACCAAGGCAACTCTCAGGTCAGACAACCAGGAGATGTCGAAGGAAGAGCTCAGGAGACAGCACCAGGCTGAACTTGCTCGCCAGAAGAATGAAGAGACTGCTAGAAGGCTTGCTGGGGTTGGTACTGGATCTGGTGACGGACGTGGTCCTGCGAGGGCTTCAAATGAGCTTGTTGCATATAAGAATGTTAATGATGTACCATTTGTAAGAGATTTGGTGATCCAAGTAGATCAGAAGAATGAAGCTGTCCTCTTACCTATTTATGGTAGTATGGTTCCTTTCCATGTTTCTACTGTCAAGAGTGTGACAAGTCACCAGGACAACCGCACCTGCACTATCCGTATCTTCTTCAATGTGCCTGGCATGCCATTCTCAAATGATAGCAAGTTTAATTCTCAAGGTGCTATCTATCTGAAAGAAATTACATTCCGCTCAAAAGATCCACGGCATAGCAGTGAAGTTGTTCAGCAGATCAAAACATTGAGGAGGCAAGTGGCATCAAGGGAGTCAGAGAGAGCTGAAAGGGCAACTCTTGTTACCCAGGAGAAACTTCAGATTGGAAGCAACAGAATGAAGATGATGAGGCTTTCTGATGTGTGGATACGACCTGCATTTGGTGGTCGTGGGAGGAAGCTCACAGGAAATCTTGAGGCTCATTTCAATGGTTTCAGATATTCTACTTCAAGGTCTGATGAGCGTGTGGACATCATGTTTGGAAATATAAAGCATGCCTTTTTCCAGCCTGCAGAGAAAGAAATGATTACTCTCCTTCACTTCCATTTGCACAACCATATCATGGTTGGAAACAAGAAGACAAAGGATGTTCAGTTCTATGTTGAAGTTATGGATGTTGTACAGACGCTTGGGGGCAGTAGAAGATCGGCACTTGATCCTGATGAGATTGAAGAAGAGCAGCGTGAGAGGGATAGGAAGAACAGAATAAACATGGATTTCCAGAACTTTGTGAACAAGGTTAACGACCACTGGTCGCAACCACAGTTCAAGGGGCTTGACCTGGAGTTTGATGTCCCCCTTAGAGAGCTTGGGTTCCATGgtgtcccatataaagcttctgcTTTCATTATTCCAACTTCTACATGTTTGGTTGAGCTGATTGAGACCCCCTTCCTTGTGGTGAGCCTGAGCGAGATAGAGATTGTTAACCTGGAGAGGGTGGGCTTTGGGACAAAGAACTTCGACATGGCTATCGTGTTCAAGGATTTCAAGAAAGACGTTCTCCGCATTGACTCCATCCCTTCAGCATCGCTTGACGCGATAAAGGAATGGCTGGACACAACTGACCTCAAGTACTATGAGAGCAGGCTGAATCTGAACTGGCGCCCTATCCTGAAAACTATAATCGATGATCCTCAGAAGTTCATTGACGATGGCGGCTGGGAGTTCCTGAACATGGAGGCGAGTGACTCAGAGACTGAGGACACAGAGGAATCAGACCAAGGCTATGTGCCTTCAGACGCTGAGCCCGAATCCGAGTCAGAAGATGATGACTCTGACAGTGAGTCCTTGGTGGAATCTGATGATGACGATGAGGAGTCAGACGAGGACTCAGAGGAGGAGAAGGGCAAGACCTGGGAGGAGCTGGAGCGTGAGGCAAGCAACGCGGACCGTGAGCACGGTGCGGAGTCGGACAGCGAGGAGGAGAGGAGGCGCCGCAAGGCAAAGACCTTCGGCAAGTCGCGTGCGCCGGAGCGCAGCAGCTTCAAGGGAGCGCCGCCCTCCAAGAAGCCAAAGTTCAGGTGA